The Rhododendron vialii isolate Sample 1 chromosome 5a, ASM3025357v1 genome contains a region encoding:
- the LOC131325641 gene encoding calmodulin-binding protein 60 B-like isoform X3 has product MYVIDDFGEEFKLNSEKFKSFQKRVFHIATSPDLHPDTTPPLIIKSTQQVREEVERAIVSAFHPSSRTSLNQSESSKARVWQLHFVNKFRSTLFTGCKIESEDHNPVKIVIRDSVSGEVISSGPLSSLRIEIVVLNGDFGADYQEDWTEQEFNANLVREREGKRPLVTGELVITLRDGVGYVGDVSFTDNSSWIRSRKFRLGARPVQSKSPEVRIREARSEAFVVKDHRGEAYKKHHPPNLNDEVWRLEKISKGGTYHKALRGKGITTVEQFLQSYSADPSSLRLVLGGMSNKIWETVTKHATACVLDDKLYIYYKDGERIGVVFNSIFRVVGATFDGQSYQSLDLLNEFQMQGLVENLKRHAYKNLHALVLLDAPPAIGPAMLPSSLLAEHYSSSSSQLQDVNFPVVQQDQMEMQLPSSHMATAISPSYSYNVQYDSQPEDSVTQLSYPMQLSSPTLQNSFKATDSYGGSYDVGNGWAPVMQITHLTADDNSQVGTSTWQGNGFLFSPVDNTVEIAASNVGIRISMDGKPKSRWCTIRAAVKWVISVRRDAAAKRMERLFSPEFVDYYSF; this is encoded by the exons atgtacGTAATCGACGACTTTGGAGAGGAATTCAAACTCAACAGTGAGAAATTCAAATCTTTCCAGAAACGCGTCTTCCACATAGCAACTTCTCCCGATCTTCATCCCGACACAACCCCACCTCTCATCATCAAATCTACTCAGCAG GTGAGGGAGGAAGTGGAGCGCGCAATTGTATCCGCGTTTCACCCGTCTTCAAG GACATCATTAAACCAATCTGAATCATCTAAAGCAAGGGTTTGGCAATTGCATTTTGTCAATAAGTTTAGGTCTACCCTTTTCACAGGCTGCAAGATAGAATCTGAGGATCATAATCCCGTTAAGATAGTTATCCGTGATTCTGTTTCCGGGGAGGTTATATCATCCGGCCCTCTTTCTTCACTTAGAATTGAAATTGTAGTGCTTAACGGTGATTTTGGGGCTGATTATCAAGAGGATTGGACTGAGCAGGAGTTCAATGCGAATCTTGTGCGTGAAAGAGAGGGCAAAAGGCCATTGGTGACTGGGGAGTTGGTTATTACATTGAGAGACGGGGTTGGTTATGTTGGTGATGTCAGCTTTACTGATAATTCGAGCTGGATAAGAAGTCGAAAGTTTAGGTTAGGAGCAAGACCTGTTCAAAGCAAGTCCCCTGAAGTAAGAATTAGAGAGGCAAGAAGTGAAGCCTTCGTAGTGAAAGATCATCGCGGAGAGG CATATAAGAAGCATCATCCTCCAAACTTGAATGATGAAGTATGGCGGTTAGAGAAGATATCAAAAGGTGGAACATACCATAAAGCATTACGTGGCAAAGGAATTACCACAGTCGAGCAATTCCTTCAGTCATATTCTGCTGACCCTTCTTCACTACGCCTC GTACTTGGTGGGATGTCAAATAAGATATGGGAGACGGTCACAAAACATGCTACTGCTTGTGTTTTAGACGATAAGTTGTACATATACTATAAGGATGGAGAAAGGATTGGGGTTGTGTTCAATTCCATCTTCAGAGTTGTAGGAGCAACCTTTGATGGCCAGAGTTACCAGTCTCTGGATTTGCTCAATGAATTTCAGATG CAGGGTTTGGTAGAAAATTTGAAGAGGCATGCTTACAAAAATTTGCATGCGTTGGTTCTGCTTGATGCTCCACCAGCGATTGGACCTGCAATGCTACCATCAAGCCTACTAGCTGAACACTATAGCAGTTCAAGTTCACAGCTGCAGGATGTTAACTTCCCAGTGGTGCAGCAAG ATCAGATGGAGATGCAACTGCCTTCCAGTCATATGGCTACGGCAATTTCGCCGTCATATAGTTACAATGTCCAGTATGACAGTCAACCAGAAGATTCCGTGACACAACTTTCTTACCCCATGCAACTTTCGTCTCCAACATTACAAAACAGTTTTAAGGCAACGGATTCTTATGGCGGATCGTATGACGTAGGAAACGGTTGGGCTCCAGTCATGCAGATTACTCATCTAACTGCTGATGACAATTCTCAGGTAGGAACATCAACTTGGCAAGGGAatggatttttattttctccGGTTGACAATACTGTAGAAATTGCTGCTTCTAATGTTGGCATCCGTATTTCGATGGATGGGAAACCTAAGTCAAGGTGGTGTACAATTCGTGCTGCTGTAAAGTGGGTAATTTCTGTTAGGCGGGATGCGGCTGCTAAAAGAATGGAAAGGCTTTTTTCACCAGAATTTGTTGATTATTATAGTTTTTGA
- the LOC131325641 gene encoding calmodulin-binding protein 60 B-like isoform X4, with protein MYVIDDFGEEFKLNSEKFKSFQKRVFHIATSPDLHPDTTPPLIIKSTQQEDDVGSDVPRQESKRQIRFAAFVGDAMRELSLHEFATQLEPVLRTVVREEVERAIVSAFHPSSRTSLNQSESSKARVWQLHFVNKFRSTLFTGCKIESEDHNPVKIVIRDSVSGEVISSGPLSSLRIEIVVLNGDFGADYQEDWTEQEFNANLVREREGKRPLVTGELVITLRDGVGYVGDVSFTDNSSWIRSRKFRLGARPVQSKSPEVRIREARSEAFVVKDHRGEAYKKHHPPNLNDEVWRLEKISKGGTYHKALRGKGITTVEQFLQSYSADPSSLRLVLGGMSNKIWETVTKHATACVLDDKLYIYYKDGERIGVVFNSIFRVVGATFDGQSYQSLDLLNEFQMQGLVENLKRHAYKNLHALVLLDAPPAIGPAMLPSSLLAEHYSSSSSQLQDVNFPVVQQDGDATAFQSYGYGNFAVI; from the exons atgtacGTAATCGACGACTTTGGAGAGGAATTCAAACTCAACAGTGAGAAATTCAAATCTTTCCAGAAACGCGTCTTCCACATAGCAACTTCTCCCGATCTTCATCCCGACACAACCCCACCTCTCATCATCAAATCTACTCAGCAG GAGGACGATGTCGGGTCCGATGTTCCAAGACAGGAGTCCAAACGCCAAATTCGGTTTGCAGC TTTCGTCGGCGATGCGATGAGAGAACTTTCGTTGCACGAATTTGCAACACAATTGGAACCTGTGCTGCGCACTGTG GTGAGGGAGGAAGTGGAGCGCGCAATTGTATCCGCGTTTCACCCGTCTTCAAG GACATCATTAAACCAATCTGAATCATCTAAAGCAAGGGTTTGGCAATTGCATTTTGTCAATAAGTTTAGGTCTACCCTTTTCACAGGCTGCAAGATAGAATCTGAGGATCATAATCCCGTTAAGATAGTTATCCGTGATTCTGTTTCCGGGGAGGTTATATCATCCGGCCCTCTTTCTTCACTTAGAATTGAAATTGTAGTGCTTAACGGTGATTTTGGGGCTGATTATCAAGAGGATTGGACTGAGCAGGAGTTCAATGCGAATCTTGTGCGTGAAAGAGAGGGCAAAAGGCCATTGGTGACTGGGGAGTTGGTTATTACATTGAGAGACGGGGTTGGTTATGTTGGTGATGTCAGCTTTACTGATAATTCGAGCTGGATAAGAAGTCGAAAGTTTAGGTTAGGAGCAAGACCTGTTCAAAGCAAGTCCCCTGAAGTAAGAATTAGAGAGGCAAGAAGTGAAGCCTTCGTAGTGAAAGATCATCGCGGAGAGG CATATAAGAAGCATCATCCTCCAAACTTGAATGATGAAGTATGGCGGTTAGAGAAGATATCAAAAGGTGGAACATACCATAAAGCATTACGTGGCAAAGGAATTACCACAGTCGAGCAATTCCTTCAGTCATATTCTGCTGACCCTTCTTCACTACGCCTC GTACTTGGTGGGATGTCAAATAAGATATGGGAGACGGTCACAAAACATGCTACTGCTTGTGTTTTAGACGATAAGTTGTACATATACTATAAGGATGGAGAAAGGATTGGGGTTGTGTTCAATTCCATCTTCAGAGTTGTAGGAGCAACCTTTGATGGCCAGAGTTACCAGTCTCTGGATTTGCTCAATGAATTTCAGATG CAGGGTTTGGTAGAAAATTTGAAGAGGCATGCTTACAAAAATTTGCATGCGTTGGTTCTGCTTGATGCTCCACCAGCGATTGGACCTGCAATGCTACCATCAAGCCTACTAGCTGAACACTATAGCAGTTCAAGTTCACAGCTGCAGGATGTTAACTTCCCAGTGGTGCAGCAAG ATGGAGATGCAACTGCCTTCCAGTCATATGGCTACGGCAATTTCGCCGTCATATAG
- the LOC131325641 gene encoding calmodulin-binding protein 60 B-like isoform X1, which translates to MYVIDDFGEEFKLNSEKFKSFQKRVFHIATSPDLHPDTTPPLIIKSTQQEDDVGSDVPRQESKRQIRFAAFVGDAMRELSLHEFATQLEPVLRTVVREEVERAIVSAFHPSSRTSLNQSESSKARVWQLHFVNKFRSTLFTGCKIESEDHNPVKIVIRDSVSGEVISSGPLSSLRIEIVVLNGDFGADYQEDWTEQEFNANLVREREGKRPLVTGELVITLRDGVGYVGDVSFTDNSSWIRSRKFRLGARPVQSKSPEVRIREARSEAFVVKDHRGEAYKKHHPPNLNDEVWRLEKISKGGTYHKALRGKGITTVEQFLQSYSADPSSLRLVLGGMSNKIWETVTKHATACVLDDKLYIYYKDGERIGVVFNSIFRVVGATFDGQSYQSLDLLNEFQMQGLVENLKRHAYKNLHALVLLDAPPAIGPAMLPSSLLAEHYSSSSSQLQDVNFPVVQQDQMEMQLPSSHMATAISPSYSYNVQYDSQPEDSVTQLSYPMQLSSPTLQNSFKATDSYGGSYDVGNGWAPVMQITHLTADDNSQVGTSTWQGNGFLFSPVDNTVEIAASNVGIRISMDGKPKSRWCTIRAAVKWVISVRRDAAAKRMERLFSPEFVDYYSF; encoded by the exons atgtacGTAATCGACGACTTTGGAGAGGAATTCAAACTCAACAGTGAGAAATTCAAATCTTTCCAGAAACGCGTCTTCCACATAGCAACTTCTCCCGATCTTCATCCCGACACAACCCCACCTCTCATCATCAAATCTACTCAGCAG GAGGACGATGTCGGGTCCGATGTTCCAAGACAGGAGTCCAAACGCCAAATTCGGTTTGCAGC TTTCGTCGGCGATGCGATGAGAGAACTTTCGTTGCACGAATTTGCAACACAATTGGAACCTGTGCTGCGCACTGTG GTGAGGGAGGAAGTGGAGCGCGCAATTGTATCCGCGTTTCACCCGTCTTCAAG GACATCATTAAACCAATCTGAATCATCTAAAGCAAGGGTTTGGCAATTGCATTTTGTCAATAAGTTTAGGTCTACCCTTTTCACAGGCTGCAAGATAGAATCTGAGGATCATAATCCCGTTAAGATAGTTATCCGTGATTCTGTTTCCGGGGAGGTTATATCATCCGGCCCTCTTTCTTCACTTAGAATTGAAATTGTAGTGCTTAACGGTGATTTTGGGGCTGATTATCAAGAGGATTGGACTGAGCAGGAGTTCAATGCGAATCTTGTGCGTGAAAGAGAGGGCAAAAGGCCATTGGTGACTGGGGAGTTGGTTATTACATTGAGAGACGGGGTTGGTTATGTTGGTGATGTCAGCTTTACTGATAATTCGAGCTGGATAAGAAGTCGAAAGTTTAGGTTAGGAGCAAGACCTGTTCAAAGCAAGTCCCCTGAAGTAAGAATTAGAGAGGCAAGAAGTGAAGCCTTCGTAGTGAAAGATCATCGCGGAGAGG CATATAAGAAGCATCATCCTCCAAACTTGAATGATGAAGTATGGCGGTTAGAGAAGATATCAAAAGGTGGAACATACCATAAAGCATTACGTGGCAAAGGAATTACCACAGTCGAGCAATTCCTTCAGTCATATTCTGCTGACCCTTCTTCACTACGCCTC GTACTTGGTGGGATGTCAAATAAGATATGGGAGACGGTCACAAAACATGCTACTGCTTGTGTTTTAGACGATAAGTTGTACATATACTATAAGGATGGAGAAAGGATTGGGGTTGTGTTCAATTCCATCTTCAGAGTTGTAGGAGCAACCTTTGATGGCCAGAGTTACCAGTCTCTGGATTTGCTCAATGAATTTCAGATG CAGGGTTTGGTAGAAAATTTGAAGAGGCATGCTTACAAAAATTTGCATGCGTTGGTTCTGCTTGATGCTCCACCAGCGATTGGACCTGCAATGCTACCATCAAGCCTACTAGCTGAACACTATAGCAGTTCAAGTTCACAGCTGCAGGATGTTAACTTCCCAGTGGTGCAGCAAG ATCAGATGGAGATGCAACTGCCTTCCAGTCATATGGCTACGGCAATTTCGCCGTCATATAGTTACAATGTCCAGTATGACAGTCAACCAGAAGATTCCGTGACACAACTTTCTTACCCCATGCAACTTTCGTCTCCAACATTACAAAACAGTTTTAAGGCAACGGATTCTTATGGCGGATCGTATGACGTAGGAAACGGTTGGGCTCCAGTCATGCAGATTACTCATCTAACTGCTGATGACAATTCTCAGGTAGGAACATCAACTTGGCAAGGGAatggatttttattttctccGGTTGACAATACTGTAGAAATTGCTGCTTCTAATGTTGGCATCCGTATTTCGATGGATGGGAAACCTAAGTCAAGGTGGTGTACAATTCGTGCTGCTGTAAAGTGGGTAATTTCTGTTAGGCGGGATGCGGCTGCTAAAAGAATGGAAAGGCTTTTTTCACCAGAATTTGTTGATTATTATAGTTTTTGA
- the LOC131325641 gene encoding calmodulin-binding protein 60 B-like isoform X2, with product MYVIDDFGEEFKLNSEKFKSFQKRVFHIATSPDLHPDTTPPLIIKSTQQEDDVGSDVPRQESKRQIRFAAFVGDAMRELSLHEFATQLEPVLRTVVREEVERAIVSAFHPSSRTSLNQSESSKARVWQLHFVNKFRSTLFTGCKIESEDHNPVKIVIRDSVSGEVISSGPLSSLRIEIVVLNGDFGADYQEDWTEQEFNANLVREREGKRPLVTGELVITLRDGVGYVGDVSFTDNSSWIRSRKFRLGARPVQSKSPEVRIREARSEAFVVKDHRGEAYKKHHPPNLNDEVWRLEKISKGGTYHKALRGKGITTVEQFLQSYSADPSSLRLVLGGMSNKIWETVTKHATACVLDDKLYIYYKDGERIGVVFNSIFRVVGATFDGQSYQSLDLLNEFQMGLVENLKRHAYKNLHALVLLDAPPAIGPAMLPSSLLAEHYSSSSSQLQDVNFPVVQQDQMEMQLPSSHMATAISPSYSYNVQYDSQPEDSVTQLSYPMQLSSPTLQNSFKATDSYGGSYDVGNGWAPVMQITHLTADDNSQVGTSTWQGNGFLFSPVDNTVEIAASNVGIRISMDGKPKSRWCTIRAAVKWVISVRRDAAAKRMERLFSPEFVDYYSF from the exons atgtacGTAATCGACGACTTTGGAGAGGAATTCAAACTCAACAGTGAGAAATTCAAATCTTTCCAGAAACGCGTCTTCCACATAGCAACTTCTCCCGATCTTCATCCCGACACAACCCCACCTCTCATCATCAAATCTACTCAGCAG GAGGACGATGTCGGGTCCGATGTTCCAAGACAGGAGTCCAAACGCCAAATTCGGTTTGCAGC TTTCGTCGGCGATGCGATGAGAGAACTTTCGTTGCACGAATTTGCAACACAATTGGAACCTGTGCTGCGCACTGTG GTGAGGGAGGAAGTGGAGCGCGCAATTGTATCCGCGTTTCACCCGTCTTCAAG GACATCATTAAACCAATCTGAATCATCTAAAGCAAGGGTTTGGCAATTGCATTTTGTCAATAAGTTTAGGTCTACCCTTTTCACAGGCTGCAAGATAGAATCTGAGGATCATAATCCCGTTAAGATAGTTATCCGTGATTCTGTTTCCGGGGAGGTTATATCATCCGGCCCTCTTTCTTCACTTAGAATTGAAATTGTAGTGCTTAACGGTGATTTTGGGGCTGATTATCAAGAGGATTGGACTGAGCAGGAGTTCAATGCGAATCTTGTGCGTGAAAGAGAGGGCAAAAGGCCATTGGTGACTGGGGAGTTGGTTATTACATTGAGAGACGGGGTTGGTTATGTTGGTGATGTCAGCTTTACTGATAATTCGAGCTGGATAAGAAGTCGAAAGTTTAGGTTAGGAGCAAGACCTGTTCAAAGCAAGTCCCCTGAAGTAAGAATTAGAGAGGCAAGAAGTGAAGCCTTCGTAGTGAAAGATCATCGCGGAGAGG CATATAAGAAGCATCATCCTCCAAACTTGAATGATGAAGTATGGCGGTTAGAGAAGATATCAAAAGGTGGAACATACCATAAAGCATTACGTGGCAAAGGAATTACCACAGTCGAGCAATTCCTTCAGTCATATTCTGCTGACCCTTCTTCACTACGCCTC GTACTTGGTGGGATGTCAAATAAGATATGGGAGACGGTCACAAAACATGCTACTGCTTGTGTTTTAGACGATAAGTTGTACATATACTATAAGGATGGAGAAAGGATTGGGGTTGTGTTCAATTCCATCTTCAGAGTTGTAGGAGCAACCTTTGATGGCCAGAGTTACCAGTCTCTGGATTTGCTCAATGAATTTCAGATG GGTTTGGTAGAAAATTTGAAGAGGCATGCTTACAAAAATTTGCATGCGTTGGTTCTGCTTGATGCTCCACCAGCGATTGGACCTGCAATGCTACCATCAAGCCTACTAGCTGAACACTATAGCAGTTCAAGTTCACAGCTGCAGGATGTTAACTTCCCAGTGGTGCAGCAAG ATCAGATGGAGATGCAACTGCCTTCCAGTCATATGGCTACGGCAATTTCGCCGTCATATAGTTACAATGTCCAGTATGACAGTCAACCAGAAGATTCCGTGACACAACTTTCTTACCCCATGCAACTTTCGTCTCCAACATTACAAAACAGTTTTAAGGCAACGGATTCTTATGGCGGATCGTATGACGTAGGAAACGGTTGGGCTCCAGTCATGCAGATTACTCATCTAACTGCTGATGACAATTCTCAGGTAGGAACATCAACTTGGCAAGGGAatggatttttattttctccGGTTGACAATACTGTAGAAATTGCTGCTTCTAATGTTGGCATCCGTATTTCGATGGATGGGAAACCTAAGTCAAGGTGGTGTACAATTCGTGCTGCTGTAAAGTGGGTAATTTCTGTTAGGCGGGATGCGGCTGCTAAAAGAATGGAAAGGCTTTTTTCACCAGAATTTGTTGATTATTATAGTTTTTGA
- the LOC131325641 gene encoding calmodulin-binding protein 60 B-like isoform X5: MYVIDDFGEEFKLNSEKFKSFQKRVFHIATSPDLHPDTTPPLIIKSTQQEDDVGSDVPRQESKRQIRFAAFVGDAMRELSLHEFATQLEPVLRTVVREEVERAIVSAFHPSSRTSLNQSESSKARVWQLHFVNKFRSTLFTGCKIESEDHNPVKIVIRDSVSGEVISSGPLSSLRIEIVVLNGDFGADYQEDWTEQEFNANLVREREGKRPLVTGELVITLRDGVGYVGDVSFTDNSSWIRSRKFRLGARPVQSKSPEVRIREARSEAFVVKDHRGEAYKKHHPPNLNDEVWRLEKISKGGTYHKALRGKGITTVEQFLQSYSADPSSLRLVLGGMSNKIWETVTKHATACVLDDKLYIYYKDGERIGVVFNSIFRVVGATFDGQSYQSLDLLNEFQMGLVENLKRHAYKNLHALVLLDAPPAIGPAMLPSSLLAEHYSSSSSQLQDVNFPVVQQDGDATAFQSYGYGNFAVI; encoded by the exons atgtacGTAATCGACGACTTTGGAGAGGAATTCAAACTCAACAGTGAGAAATTCAAATCTTTCCAGAAACGCGTCTTCCACATAGCAACTTCTCCCGATCTTCATCCCGACACAACCCCACCTCTCATCATCAAATCTACTCAGCAG GAGGACGATGTCGGGTCCGATGTTCCAAGACAGGAGTCCAAACGCCAAATTCGGTTTGCAGC TTTCGTCGGCGATGCGATGAGAGAACTTTCGTTGCACGAATTTGCAACACAATTGGAACCTGTGCTGCGCACTGTG GTGAGGGAGGAAGTGGAGCGCGCAATTGTATCCGCGTTTCACCCGTCTTCAAG GACATCATTAAACCAATCTGAATCATCTAAAGCAAGGGTTTGGCAATTGCATTTTGTCAATAAGTTTAGGTCTACCCTTTTCACAGGCTGCAAGATAGAATCTGAGGATCATAATCCCGTTAAGATAGTTATCCGTGATTCTGTTTCCGGGGAGGTTATATCATCCGGCCCTCTTTCTTCACTTAGAATTGAAATTGTAGTGCTTAACGGTGATTTTGGGGCTGATTATCAAGAGGATTGGACTGAGCAGGAGTTCAATGCGAATCTTGTGCGTGAAAGAGAGGGCAAAAGGCCATTGGTGACTGGGGAGTTGGTTATTACATTGAGAGACGGGGTTGGTTATGTTGGTGATGTCAGCTTTACTGATAATTCGAGCTGGATAAGAAGTCGAAAGTTTAGGTTAGGAGCAAGACCTGTTCAAAGCAAGTCCCCTGAAGTAAGAATTAGAGAGGCAAGAAGTGAAGCCTTCGTAGTGAAAGATCATCGCGGAGAGG CATATAAGAAGCATCATCCTCCAAACTTGAATGATGAAGTATGGCGGTTAGAGAAGATATCAAAAGGTGGAACATACCATAAAGCATTACGTGGCAAAGGAATTACCACAGTCGAGCAATTCCTTCAGTCATATTCTGCTGACCCTTCTTCACTACGCCTC GTACTTGGTGGGATGTCAAATAAGATATGGGAGACGGTCACAAAACATGCTACTGCTTGTGTTTTAGACGATAAGTTGTACATATACTATAAGGATGGAGAAAGGATTGGGGTTGTGTTCAATTCCATCTTCAGAGTTGTAGGAGCAACCTTTGATGGCCAGAGTTACCAGTCTCTGGATTTGCTCAATGAATTTCAGATG GGTTTGGTAGAAAATTTGAAGAGGCATGCTTACAAAAATTTGCATGCGTTGGTTCTGCTTGATGCTCCACCAGCGATTGGACCTGCAATGCTACCATCAAGCCTACTAGCTGAACACTATAGCAGTTCAAGTTCACAGCTGCAGGATGTTAACTTCCCAGTGGTGCAGCAAG ATGGAGATGCAACTGCCTTCCAGTCATATGGCTACGGCAATTTCGCCGTCATATAG